A region of the Pygocentrus nattereri isolate fPygNat1 chromosome 27, fPygNat1.pri, whole genome shotgun sequence genome:
ggtgactgaaatatgaaatacatttgtgtctctctgtggcatgtttaaaacattgtaagcatataaatataaaatataaagcaaagcaaaatgtaAAGATGTTCAAAGTGCAAATACTCCTTAAATTTCACATGAAGAATAATGTCATTGCCAGAGTCTATTTATGATTTCACCTGATTATAGGAAAAGATCTCCATAACCCACAGATGCTCACAAACTAAGTCACTATAGTGTACATTTTACTTATGATGAGGAATGATTAAGTGCTGTGAAGTGTTGATGAACACCTTTCAGGCTTTCTGTCCAGAAagttctgtctgtctattgATGGTGTGTCTTCTTTACTGTCCATCTGGAGCGAAAAACAAttagcctcattcaccaacataACCTTAAGGGGAAATAAATCTTAAAACCCATTGATATTTACCGTAGTTGTCTTATTTGGGATTCTTTTGTAGGTAAGTACAGAAATGACACACATTGAAAAGCAACTTAAAGAATAAATATAGGAAAAGAGGCCCTTTCAGAATAATCTGTGTTTACAGTTTCAGTGCAGTATCTTGCATCTGATATATTATGTGATATGATATAAATGGTAAGGTATATTTATATAGCATGTACAATCAAATGTGTTCATTTGGCACGGAAAGAAATATATAAGtaagatgttttactttttttattttgtgtttgataACCAGGAAAGCATTCCTAATATACACAGTGAAAAAGTTTAGAATTTTAACCTAAAAAAAGTCTTCTCTTTCCAAattaatttctttattattgTAAAAATCTCTTGTAATTTCAGTCCATATATAATAGGATTGATTAAAGGAGGGATGACCATATTTTCAACTGACATCATCATATTAATAATGTGAGGCACATTTCCTTCTAACCTGCTATTGATAATTTCAAAACAGGAGGTGACCGAGAAACtgatgaaaataataatgtgtgggaagcaggtctgcagagcttttcttctgaaatctttTGAATTCTTTAAACAGACATCAAGTATTCTAACATATGAGTAGATTATGAAGAACAGTGGTGGAAATATGTTAAGACTTGAACTAAACAGTCCATAAGAATTGTTAGCAGATACATCTCCACAACTTAATTTAACAATTGAGtaagtattacagtatattctgtttaatttaaatttgCACAGCTGAAGTCGGTATGCTAGTAATGTTGATATGCAGTTTTGACAGGAGGGCaaaaaccaacagaaacatATGAGCTTTTTCACAGTGGACATTTTTATAAGAGTTGCATATTGTAATGGTTTACATATGGAAACATATCTGTCATAGGCCATAGCTGATAACAGTGTGAACTCTGTACCAGCATAAATGTAAATCCAAAAGGCCTGAAACAGACAGGCGCCATAAGAAATAACCTGTTTCTCAGACAGAACATCACTCAGTAATTTAGGGAAAAGGCCAGTCGTTCCAAAGAGAGCATTGCAAAGTAAAGCAGCAATAAAGATGTACATCGGCTCATGGAGACGTTCGTTTGTGTAAATTACAGAAATGACAACAGAATTACTGCAAATTATTAGTATGAAAACTATGAGAGTAATTACAAAGTAAACATATCTatatttctccagctccacatgCCCATCCAAAGATAAATATGTAGCATTTGTAAAATCATCCATAAATTTTCTTGAAATAGCCCAAAAATGTCTAAAACTGGTTAGTCAGTGTAATCCGGTTGTGCTCACAccagtgtttttatgtattcAGTCAGGTGTCATAAAGTCCATGCAtgagagtgaagacactgattACAGTGAAGGTCTTGTAGCTGTACAGGCTGTGGTGAGCACAACAGCTTTGTGtgtctatttttatatattctCTACTGGACAGATACATAGTCCTTAGCGGCTCTGATAACTGACTAATTAAGTACCCCGCCTCCCAATCAGAATTATTATTCTCCAAGTAGTAGCTCCACAAGTAATTTTTGTTGGTACAGATGCCAACATAATATGtactatataaaaatataaaacagaaaatgcacaaacaatctacaaaaatgtgtgtgtgtgtgtgagatattatatatatatatatatatatatatatatatatatatatatatatacacatacgaaaagcctactttacttttaatgttctGTCACCTGGTGCCCTCTGTATTCATGCTGTCGTACTGTGTGACTTTTGACCATGGAGGACACTGTTACTATGGAGTACATCAACAGGGCTCCAAGGCAGGGGCTCACCTGTTCCTCTAAATCTCATGTATATTCCAATTCATTTGTTTGTATAAAGAAAGGTGGAGGACCATAGAGTAGGAATGCTGGAGTAGGCCCTCCTGATAGTCATTCCAGTTGTTGGTTGTTGTCACCATGAAATCGACAGTGGCAAGAGGTATCTGCAGATTATTTAATGAAACAGTGAAGGTCTAAGACATTTCTTTTAGCATCTGTGGTATGCacttaaattcaattaaattaattataaatcattttatattaaatatgctTGATCAGCCTGGCATGAGCAAGTTGGCCATGGGTATATTCATTGGCCTCTACAGTCTTCTGAACTTTCaatattgtgattattttgtaatataatCAAACTTATTCAAAATACACTTTTGTTTGTCATTCTGTACAAATGTTTCACACTTGATTATAATAATACGGTTGCTTATGCATTTTTCAGACCTCCACATATCTCAGACAAAATTAGAGGTGATTGGATAAAACATCAAGAAATGGTAAGATGATATAACTTTTCAAGCTTTTTACAATTGTGGAGCAACTTTACCTTTTTTAAAGACTTAAATTGTCAGGCTACAGATGAACCATAACATTCAGAAATACTCTTTGCCAAAagatgaatacagtaaagtcaTTAACAGATTGTACATTTCAGAATTTGAAAGAAGAATGAATACATTTCAGTTGCAGCTATCGATTTGGCTTCCTCTGGTGGCTCATAAAATATAACACCTGATTGTGTGATAAAAATTTGTTCAAATCAAATTACACGATTTGATGAAAATTTAAgcaatttacatatatttgcaaGTTTTAAAGATCATTATTGATCCATCATTTCAAACAATTGTCATGTCTTTATTTAGATAGAAATAATGATATATTAGATTGCTGGTAGTACAGTAACCTATGCAAGAGCCAATTTAAGCAGATAGAGGCCAAATGTTAGAATTTTCTTCAGCTgattattttcaatgtaaacattaaaatttgGGCACAATAAGACCATTGCTGACAGATTTATGGTCTCTGATGAATAAGCCTCTGAAGAATAAGCAATGCCGAACTGATTGATTCATAACTTGCAAAGATACCAAGTTCAAAAGACAAGATTTTATATCTAATTATTGGCCTTGAGACTTAACTGGATATTTTAAGGCCAAGCTTGAgacaatgcaatacaattaaataaataaaaatgataaaatcactTCAAATCctgatttacataaaaacaacagagtGTTTTAAGACTTGCAAAATTGTCAGGCTCGGTGGAACACATGATAAATATTGTAAAGCCtttgaatgtgtgtatgtttgaagTAGTATTTTGCATTTCATGCTGGAGAATGTATTGCCATTCTTGACTCTGGCCAAGTGTGATAAAAAGAAACTTTGAATTGGCCCATGCTAAGCATTTGAAATGCTTGTTGAAGTTAAATAACTCTTTCcttacattgatttttttttttaaatcacacaGTAGTagaaaaatgttgaaatatatTTCTGGCCAGTTATTATTAAGATAATAAAGATTGTATGAATTACTTGTGATAATGCAAGGACTAATACTTGAAAATAAATTTCAGACTCATCAGAATTTTTGCTCTCATGGTTCAGTTGATATTGCccaataaatgaaaaattgttCTATAGCACCACCACCTGGCAAAATGGGATCATTTAATTTGTCTAAGTAGTGAGGCGTTTTTTAGGCAGACCGTCCAAGTTTGTCCCTGGATGGCTTATGGTGTCTTCTCCCCAACCagttttaaagcagaaaaagaaTACTAAGAAGACAAACTCTGGCCAAAATAAGAGGGGTCCATGTACCCATgatgcttggacccctaatgAGCATATATCCCAGATCTCTCAGACCTCTCTTAAATAAGACACACTCCTCCAAAATATTCTCTAATGGTTTTAATCATTAATTTGTGACGTATTGCTATGTATAGGTGTgtactgatttttttaaacaaagtttCACTTGTTAAACAATGTTGATGAAAATTACATAATTTAAGTGAAGGCCAGATACCTGTATATTCAAATATAAAGGGATATAAATATTTCTTCGCATGACTATATAgagcttttaaaacattataagCATATAAAGATGGAATATGAATTAAACCAATGGCCATGATGTTCAAAGAGCTTGCAATATTTGAAATACAAAGTCTATTTATGATTTCATCTGATTAAAGGAAAAGATCTCCATAACCCACAGATGCTCACAAACTAAGTCATAACAGAGTACATTTTACTGAGGATGAAGACTGATTATATGCTGTTAGCTGTTGATGAACAGtcaaaacattttctgatgCTTTCAGGCTTTTTTGTCCAGAAAGCTCTGCTATCTATTGATGGTGTGTTTTCTTTATTGTCCATCTGGAGCAAAAACAATGGGTCTCATTCACCAACAAAATCTTGAGGGGAAACAAATCTTAAAACCCACTGATTTTACCATAGTTGTCTTATTTGAGATTCTTTCTTAGGTAAGCACAGAACTGACACACATTTCAAGAgcaaattaaacattaaacttaGGAAGACTTTGGAAAATGAGACCCTTTCAGAATAATCTGTGTTTAGAGTTTCCGCATGAAATGTTATATctgatatattatttaaaaggtAAAGTTCTATAGAATGTATATTCAAATTTCAACATTGGCACAAAAAATATTAGTACGAAATaaaagaacaattttctttttgaaaaacaggaaaacactcTTATGTGCACACACAGTCAAACATTTTAggattttaattacattttcagtCTCCTCTCCCAAATAACTTTCTTTATTGTTGTAAAAATCTTTTGTAGTTTCAGTCCATATATTATAGGTTCGATTAAAGGAGGGATGACTACATTTTCAACTGACATTATCATGGCAAAAATATGCAGCATATTTCCTTCTAACTTGCTGTTAATCACTTCAAAACATGAGGTAACAGTGAAACTGATGAAAATGATGAGGTGTGGTAAGCAGGTCTGTAGAGCTTTGCTTCTGAACTCTTGAATTCTTTAAACAGACATCAAGTATTCTAACATATGAGTAGATTACGAAGATCAGTGGTGTCCAAAGAAATTGCTAGCAGGTATGTTAGTATTAGTGATACACaggtttagaagtgtgtttctgggaatttttgaccattcttccagaagcgcatttttgccaaacccagactggtccatcagatttccagacagagaagtgtgactggtcactccagagaacacgtctccactgctgtagagtccagtggtggtgctttacaccactgcattccatgctttgcattgcacttgttgatgtaaggcttggatgcagctgctcagccatggaaaccaattccatgaagctctcgaTGTTGTTgcctaatctgaaggccacatgaagatTGGAGGtttgtagcgattgactctgcagaaagttggcgacctctgcacactatgcacctcagcatccgctgaccccaccctgtcattttacgtggccgacaacttcgtggctgagttgctgtcgttcccaatcgcttccactttgttataataccactgacagttgatggTGGAATTGTCACAAACTGCTTCACACAAGGGGCAGgag
Encoded here:
- the LOC108438430 gene encoding putative gustatory receptor clone PTE03, which produces MDDFTNATYLSLDGHVELEKYRYVYFVITLIVFILIICSNSVVISVIYTNERLHEPMYIFIAALLCNALFGTTGLFPKLLSDVLSEKQVISYGACLFQAFWIYIYAGTEFTLLSAMAYDRYVSICKPLQYATLIKMSTVKKLICFCWFLPSCQNCISTLLAYRLQLCKFKLNRIYCNTYSIVKLSCGDVSANNSYGLFSSSLNIFPPLFFIIYSYVRILDVCLKNSKDFRRKALQTCFPHIIIFISFSVTSCFEIINSRLEGNVPHIINMMMSVENMVIPPLINPIIYGLKLQEIFTIIKKLIWKEKTFFRLKF